One region of Carya illinoinensis cultivar Pawnee chromosome 8, C.illinoinensisPawnee_v1, whole genome shotgun sequence genomic DNA includes:
- the LOC122318468 gene encoding pentatricopeptide repeat-containing protein At5g11310, mitochondrial, whose translation MPSRGPSRFLSLYFILFKPNSNPYIKTAGRRFSSDQQRLFVPGNPHIKWPPLPHPPCSPTTQNPIPSADPDPNSSLSDFSTISDLLTDPSISPGIPLEAALDRTGIEPNPRLVQAILDRFDHSPRLLHTLFVWAKKQPGFRSSETLFNSVINVLGKSKKFDSAWSLVLDRIGGDEKPPAFVSGDTFAIMIRRYARAGLTQPAIRTFEFARNLDPIRDSDSEMSLFEVLLDSLCKEGHVKVASEYLDQKRKLDPNWAPSVRVYNILLNGWFRSRKLKQAERLWEEMKMDDVKPNVVTYGTLVEGYCRMRRAKMAIELVHEMRREGIEPNAIVYNPIIDALGEAGQFEDAMRMLERFLVLESGPTISTYNSLVKGFCKAGDLVGASEILKMMICRGFIPTATTYNYFFRYFSKHGLIQEGMNLYTKMTESGYAPDRLTFHLLMKMLCEEERLDLAVQVSKEMRARGCDMDLATSTMLVHLLCKMHRLEEAFAEFEDMIRRGVIPQYLTFQRIKNELKRQGMNEMAQRLWDMMSSVPHSMNLPNTYRRDGDASRARRTSVIQKAEAMSELLKTSKDPRELVKWRGSSKNVELNANKLIEDIKKELTRHESPGT comes from the exons ATGCCGTCGCGCGGACCTAGCCGTTTTCTTTCTCTATATTTCATCCTTTTCAAACCAAACTCGAACCCTTACATCAAAACCGCTGGTCGCCGGTTCTCCTCCGACCAACAGCGGCTATTTGTTCCCGGTAACCCCCATATTAAGTGGCCTCCACTTCCCCATCCACCCTGCTCTCCAACAACACAAAACCCTATCCCTAGCGCCGACCCCGACCCCAACTCTTCACTCAGCGACTTCTCCACCATTTCTGACCTTCTTACAGACCCTAGCATCTCTCCCGGTATACCGCTCGAGGCTGCATTAGACCGTACAGGGATTGAACCGAACCCGCGTCTTGTACAGGCCATACTCGATCGTTTTGATCATTCCCCCAGATTACTGCACACACTCTTTGTTTGGGCGAAGAAGCAGCCTGGGTTTAGATCCTCTGAGACGCTTTTCAACTCAGTGATCAACGTGCTAGGGAAATCTAAGAAGTTCGATTCCGCGTGGTCGCTGGTCCTTGATCGGATTGGTGGAGATGAGAAACCGCCCGCTTTCGTTTCTGGGGACACTTTTGCGATTATGATCAGACGCTACGCTCGCGCAG GTTTGACTCAACCTGCAATCCGGACATTTGAATTTGCTCGTAATTTAGACCCAATTCGTGACTCGGATTCAGAGATGAGTTTGTTTGAGGTTTTGTTGGATTCCCTCTGCAAGGAAGGCCACGTGAAGGTAGCTTCAGAATATTTAGATCAGAAAAGGAAGTTGGATCCAAATTGGGCTCCGTCGGTACGCGTCTATAATATACTGTTGAATGGATGGTTTCGCTCGAGGAAGCTCAAACAGGCAGAGCGGCTTTGGGAGGAGATGAAAATGGATGATGTGAAACCAAATGTTGTGACATATGGTACTCTTGTGGAAGGGTACTGTCGGATGCGTCGTGCTAAAATGGCAATTGAGTTGGTGCATGAGATGAGACGGGAGGGAATTGAGCCAAATGCTATCGTTTATAATCCCATAATTGATGCACTAGGGGAAGCCGGGCAGTTTGAGGATGCAATGCGGATGTTGGAGCGGTTTTTGGTTTTAGAATCAGGGCCAACTATCTCGACATACAATTCTCTGGTGAAGGGTTTTTGTAAGGCAGGAGATCTTGTAGGGGCTAGTGAGATCCTTAAGATGATGATATGTAGAGGCTTCATCCCGACTGCTACAACCTATAACTATTTCTTTAGGTATTTCTCTAAACATGGGCTGATTCAGGAGGGTATGAACCTTTATACCAAAATGACCGAATCTGGTTATGCACCTGATCGGCTTACTTTCCATCTTTTGATGAAAATGTTGTGCGAGGAGGAGAGATTAGACTTGGCAGTTCAAGTTAGCAAGGAAATGAGAGCTAGGGGATGTGATATGGACTTAGCAACAAGCACAATGTTGGTTCATTTGCTTTGCAAAATGCATAGATTGGAGGAGGCCtttgcagagtttgaggatatGATTCGAAGAGGTGTTATTCCTCAGTATCTTACTTTCCAGAGAATAAAAAATGAACTAAAGAGACAAGGAATGAATGAAATGGCACAGAGACTATGGGACATGATGTCTTCTGTCCCTCATTCAATGAACTTGCCGAATACATATCGCAGGGATGGAGATGCATCACGTGCAAGGAGAACATCTGTAATCCAGAAAGCTGAAGCAATGTCTGAGTTGCTAAAGACTTCTAAAGATCCCAGGGAGCTTGTTAAGTGGCGTGGTTCATCCAAGAATGTTGAATTGAATGCAAACAAGTTGATAGAAGATATCAAGAAAGAGCTGACAAGACATGAATCTCCAGGTACTTAA
- the LOC122318470 gene encoding photosynthetic NDH subunit of subcomplex B 3, chloroplastic, with protein MASLSFTSSSFRPPELSFGTGNYGNTIKLHRRKKSISVPFAANSPEESLPIPPEKPEIELDFIGPKPGNDGSYPVEKAKAISGEKLLRNIMLDNKIELYATYGKVMNCGGGGSCGTCIVEIIDGKDLLNERTSTELRYLKKKPESWRLACQTIVGNKENSGKVVIQRIPQWKK; from the exons atggcTTCCCTGAGTTTCACTTCCTCTTCTTTCCGGCCACCGGAGTTATCCTTTGGCACCGGAAATTACGGGAACACCATCAAGCTCCACCGCCGAAAGAAATCCATCTCAGTCCCGTTCGCTGCAAATTCGCCTGAAGAATCATTGCCGATTCCACCCGAAAAGCCTGAAATCGAACTCGATTTCATTGGG CCGAAGCCTGGGAACGACGGCTCGTATCCGGTGGAGAAAGCCAAAGCTATCAGTGGAGAGAAGCTGCTGAGGAACATCATGTTGGATAATAAAATCGAGCTTTACGCCACGTAT GGAAAAGTGATgaattgtggtggtggtggaagcTGTGGAACTTGCATTGTGGAG ATTATTGATGGAAAGGATCTTTTAAATGAAAGAACAAGTACAGAGCTTCGGTATCTGAAGAAG AAACCTGAATCTTGGAGGCTTGCTTGTCAAACTATTGTGGGAAATAAGGAAAATTCTGGCAAG GTAGTGATTCAGAGGATACCCCAGTGGAAGAAGTAA